GGAATCATGAAGTTTGTCCGCCCTGACGAAGTGAACTGGCGCATTACTAATATAGGCGACAGGATAAGGTTTACCGACACTCCTTATATGGAATTTTTACGCGGCGACGCGGATATTGACCTTGCCATGACCGGCAAACTTGAAGCGCCTTTTATTAAAGGCACCATTAAAGCTTCTGATTTTATATATATGTATCCTATTAAGAGTAAAACAAAAGCGGGAGAGGATACCACAATTAAAGACGAAGATAACTTTGCCAAAAAAATAACGTGGGATCTGCAGTTAACCGGCGGCGACAATGTAAGGTTCTACAGCAATTACCTTAATAACTATGCGGATGTTTATATTAAGTTTGGCGCTTCACCGCTGCTTCTTCAGGACAAAGGCAACAGTATGAAACTTACCGGAAATTTAAATATTATAAGAGGCGTTTATAAATATATGAACACGGATTTTATAGTGGATGATTTAAGGGAGTCTAAGGTGGTTTTTGACGGTTCTACAAAGCCGGTGCTGGATGTCTTTGCTTCGGCAAAGTTCAGAAGAATGGAAGTGTATAAAGCAAACGGGCAGACAGAGACAATGGATCTTAAGGTAAATCTGCACGCGTACGGAAAAGTGGGCAACTTAAAGATAGACCTTACATCTGACCCTGTACTGCCGGAAATTGGCAATGACTATAACAGGCTGTTGTACATAGTTACAGTGGGCAGGGATATGGGAGATACAACAAACTTAAAACCTGAAGATTTTACAAAAATGGCGGATGCGATTGCAAGTTTCTGGATAAAAAAAGGTACGGAACAGATTCAGGTGTTTTTACCTGTTTCTGTTTTAAAGATAGACGCCAAGCTGTCTGAAATTGTGGGGCAGGGAACGGATTCTCCCGAAAGCACCACCAAGACAGCGGAAAAAAAGACGCTGGCAGAGGTTGAAATAGGGCAGTATATAACTGATAAATTCTATCTTGGCTACACGGGAAAACTTGTGGATACCACAGGGATTATGGAAGAAGCGCAGTCAGGCCTTGATTTTGAACATACGCTGGGTATGGAATATACCCTTGATGATATAAATAAACTTATCTTCCATAAGTCGTTCGGCAATCCGTATCTGGGCGGCGATGAACTTTATCTTGGATATGAATTAAGGTGGCAGTTTGACAGCTGGGGCGCGAAACCAAGGCCGACGCCTTCAAAATAAATGAGGGACAGAGGGACGGATGGTCGGAGGGACGGAAGGTCGGTTTAGTCTTGGTAGACGCGGGTCTTTGCCCGCGGTTGGAGCGAGCTTGTGAGCGGAAATCCCCGGACTTGCGCGGGTTTATATGCGCAAGTGTAAGGGGACAGTTGATTTAAATATTTTTTATTTATGGGATATTGGATAACAGTTTATGGGATAAATTTTTTGAGGAGGTTATCATGAAAGAACGTTTGATGTTAATAGCGGGCGGAGTGGACAAAAAAGGGGTGGTATACGCGCTTACTTCCATTTTAAAAAAATTCAGTTTTAATATTGAAGACTCTTCCATGCTGATGCTAAGAAAGACATTTTCCATGATAATGCTTTTATCAAGCGATAAGAAGTATGATAAGAGCAAATTCTCCGGCGAGATTTCATCTTTTATGGACAAATTTAACATGACGGTGGATATAAGGACTATTTCAGAAAAAGAGATGAAAGAGAGCGCTGAAAAAGGGTGTGTGTATTCGGTTTCAATAAGCGGGGCGGATAAACCCGGAATAGTTAACGGGATGACAGAAGTGATATTTAAAAATGGCGGAAATATAATAGACCTTGAAACAAAAAGCTCGGAGCGCGTAAAACCCCACGCGTATTATATGTTTATGGAAGTATGCGTAAGCACTGAAAAAGCCGGGAAAAAACTTGAAGCGGCGCTGAAACTTAAAGGCAAAAAATTGGGCGTGTATGTGACAATGGAAAAGGTGGAAGAAGCGGTTCTATGAGAATTCACCAGTTTCCAGACCCTCTGTTAAGGGAAAAATCACTTTTCATAAAAGAGATGGATGATAAAACAGCCGGATTTATGGAACGCCTTAAAGACAGGATGTATGTCAGTAAAGGGTGTGTGGGTGTCGCGGCGCCGCAGGTGGGTGAACTTAAAAGGATAGTTGTGGTGGATGCCACAGGGCATAAAAAAGTGCCGGTTTCCCACGGCCTTCTTTTAATGGCAAACCCGCAGATTCTTGCCGTGTCAGGCAGCGCTATAAACAGGGAAGGGTGTTTAAGCGTCCCGGATTATACGGGAAATGTGGAACGCGGCGATTATGTTAAGGTGAAATATATGGATAAAAACGGGGAAGAAAAAATACTGGAAGCAGACGGCTTTGAAGCCGTTATCCTTCAGCATGAAATTGACCATCTGGACGGAATCCTTTTTATAGACAGGGTACAAAACACCAAACGCGACCTTTTTCCCAGAAAGAAATATTAAATGAAAGGGAAAAAATATTTATATCTGTTAACCCTGTCAATGGAACTATCCCTGCCGGTAATTGCCTGGCTGGTGATATTCTTTGTGGAAAAGAGGAAATGGTTTGAAATAATTAACATATCTCCTGTGCCTGTACAACTTTTAGCCGGCGCGGGTATCGGGATTGCCCTTGCGTTTGGGCTTAATTACCTTGTGCGGATTAATTACTTTAAACCGGTTCAGGAATTGCTGGGTTCATTATTTAAAATGTTTGATATAAAGATTGCAGATATGATTATAATCGCGCTGCTTGCGGGATTTTGCGAGGAAATTCTTTTCAGGTTGGTGCTGCAGCAGTACTGGGGTATATGGCTGACGTCATTTGTGTTCATATTAATACACGGCTATTTTAATCCGAAAAGTTTAAGCGTATCTGTATTTGGTATTATTATGTTTCTGCTAAGCGCGGTAATAGGGTATTTATATCAGTATATGGGCTTCTGGGCTGCGGTGTCAATGCACGCGGTGTATGATGTGCTGGCATTATACCTGTTTAAAAAGCATATATTTATAGCCATAAAACCTGTTGACAACATTAAAGGCATAGGATAATATATAAAATCTATTGAGCAAAAAACAATCAAGTTCCCTGGTAGCTCAGTCGGTAGAGCATGTGGCTGTTAACCACAGTGTCGCAGGTTCGAGTCCTGCCCGGGGAGCCATAAAAAACAAAAGGCCAGTGAAAGCTGGCCTTTTGTTTTTTTGAGAAGTCGACAATCGATAATCGAAAATAATAAAAAGTCGGCTTTTGTCAATTCTCGATTATCTGTTATCGGCCCGGCATTAAGCTGGGCTTTTGTATTTTATGGGGTTTTTCGCGCAGGACTCGAATAGAATCTTCTGCGTCCGAGGGTATGTACAATTGTGATATTTGCTTAACGTTCTTCGGATAAAAACGGGGCACATTCGAACTTTTGTTGACATGTTGACGTAGAATCATTACAATGATAAAAAATCGGGAGGGTGAAATGAAAAAATATCTTTTGATACTTACAACAATTGCGTGTGTTTGTGTTTTATTTGTTTCTTGTGAAAAATCTGAAAACGCAAAAAAAGAATTAATCAGTTTTCATAAAAACGGAAATGAGTATATTTTTAAGATAAAGAAGCACGGGAAAATGAATGAAACAACTGTCAAGCTGACTTCTGATAAAACAGATTTAAGGAATTTGGGAATTAAAGAGATGCTGATTTTGGATTCAGCCGGTAAAACGAGACAATCAATTGATATTTCAGATACAAAGCCTGTATCCAGTGTGGGGAAATCACGATATGCAAAAGAAGGTGTTGCCTGGGACATTCCTTTGATGTTTGAAGATTATAATTTTGACGGTAACATAGATCTGGGTTTTATGGAAAGCATGGGTGCAAGTGTTGATTCTGATAAATTCTGGCTGTACGAACCGGCAACAGGAAAGTTTGAGAACAGTAAGGAATTATCTGAGAATATTAATAGTGAAGCTATTTTTAATTATGATAAAAAGATCATTAAACAGCTCAGAAGAGAAGGTGGCAATACCTGGAGTGTTACTAATTTTACATGGGAGAAAGGAAAGCTTAAAATCCTTGAAAGTTTTATATCCACTCCTTCAAAAAGATAGTGAATATATAACCTCTCATCCGGTTGCGTAGGTGGAGCCATAAAATACAAAAGCCCAGCATAAAGCTGGGCTTTTGTATTTTCGAGAAGTCGACAATCGATAATCGAAAATAGTAAAAAGTCGACTTCGGTCAATTCTGGATTTTCGATTCTCTAGCTTTGTGAAAATATAATTCCCCTTATTTAACCTTTGCCTCCATAATTCAGCGATGGTAAAATGCAAATGAACTAAAACTTAGTGGCTGGCGGAGGGAATGTGAAAAAAATAATGTTTATTTTAGCGCTGCTTGGATTATATACAGGCCTTTTTGCAGATATGGCAATGCCTAAAAACGCTTCGGAAAAAAACTTCACAAAGCGGGTATATGGAACCGGATTAAATCAGAATCAGATAGAGAAAATAATAACAGATGTCTATCCTGATGCAATATCGAATACAGTAATTTCGGGAGATGTTTTTTCCGGCAAGAAAATAATTGTTTATAAAGAACTTAAAGTGATTAGTAATAGACATAATAATGATGCAAAATATGTGATACTGTTTTCTTTGCGTGATCCCGGAAGTAGCTGGTCGGAAAATGGAGTGATATTATTAGGACGAGATAATAATCCTATTTCTTCGCTGCGTGAACCATCAAGAGGCATGGCGGAGTTTGAAATTCCAGACCTTGGATGCGGTGAAGGAACTCAAATTGTTATGAGGATAAATGAGGGTTGGGCGGCAGGAGATAGCGTAGAAAAACTGATTATTTTCAACGTTAATTCAAAAAATGAATTAATTAAGGTTATTGACACATACGTCTCTGTTCCTGCTAATAGCATGGGTAATGACGGTGAGGGATATGTAATTAACGGTGAAGTTCAATATTCGGACTGCAGGAAAAAAACGCTGAAAGATATTATAATTATTAAACAATGCGCGCATTATGATGACTATTTTAAGGACGGCGGAAATCGGCGGGTGGAACTGGAAAAGCGGTGGGTAAGAAAAGAAGTATGGAAGTTTAATGGTAAAGTATATAAACTCAGGTCAAAGACAGGAAGAGATCCTTTAAATAGAACAATCTGGGAACGGATTAAAAATAAAGTTTTCAAATCTAAGAAAAGACCTTTAATGAGCGATAAGTATCATGGTGCTTAAAGGAAATGTGAGGCGATCTCCGGGTTAAAATTTTTACTGGATGCTGTTATATAACCTTTATAACCATTATTTTCTCTTTGCCTCAGTAATTCGGCGGTGGTAGAATGGTTATAAATTTACACTTTATGTTAGGGGAGAACTAATGAAAAAAATTAAGGTGTGTAAAGACGGGCCTTATCTGGTAACGGGCAGTGTGCCTTTGGATAAAACTGTAGCGGAAATTGGGGAGTCTGATGAGCCGGAATTCTGGATAAAAAAGGAAGATTATAAAACAGGCGAAACTTACTCTTTATGCCGGTGCGGGCATACTAAAACTCCGCCTTTCTGCGACGGTTCACACACAGCTAAAAAGTTTAACGGCAAAGAGACCGCGGGATTTGAAACTTTTGAAGAACTGGCAAAAACTTATAAAGGGCCGGATTTGGATTTAAAGGACGCGGAAGTATTCTGCGCGTCAGCGCGGTTCTGCCATCCTAAAGGCGGTACGTGGCACCTGACAAAAAAATCTAATGACCCGGATTCAAAAAAAATAGCCATTGAACAGGCTTGCAACTGTTCCGCGGGCAGGCTTGTGGCTTATGACAAGAAAACGGGAAAGCCCATAGAGCCTGATTTTAAACCTCATATAAGCGCTACCGAAGACCCGCAGGTTGATGCAAGCGGGCCGCTTTGGGTAAAAGGCGGTATTCCAATAGAATCAGCCGAAGGCAAAACGTACGAGATAAGAAACCGTGTCACGTTATGCCGCTGCGGCAAATCAAAAAATAAGCCTTTTTGTGACGGCAGGCATATAAAATAAAAGGGGGAATAAAATGGCAAAAGTAAAAAAGAAGGCAACGGCAAAAGAAATTGGCAGAAAGATAGGTGAGACAATCGGCAGTGAGATTGACAAAGAGATTGAAAAAGAAGGGTCTTGCGGGAAAAAAACATCAGCGCCTCCTTCCGGCTGCGGCGCTGTTTACGGGCTTGGATTAATAGGGGCGGCTGTGTTTTATATTCAGGCTGCGACAACTTTTTGGGGCGGTGTGGTTGGAGTATTAAAAGCCATAGTCTGGCCGGCATTTCTTGTTTATAAGCTTCTGGGAATGTAATTTAAATTTGCGCGCAAATAACTGTTTTTGTTTATAAATTTCAAGAAAACAGGTTAAAATGCCATAAGTTTACTGCTTATGGCATTTTTTTATTTATGAGTACCTACGAAAACTTACGAAAACGCTAAAAATATTTTATCGGTTTTGGTTGACACATCGTTTATAAATCTTTATTATGGTTTGCTTAACAAATCAGGTAAGGAGGCATTAAAAATGAGCGTAGCAAAGATTAAAGAGACTATCAGGGAAGCGGCTAAACTTGTAGCAACAGAAAATCAGAGCGAGGTTGGCGCGGTAATAGCATCTTCGGTTGAATGGCCTGTTTCCGCGTCTATCAACAAAGGCCTTGAAGGCGCAATTGCCTGTGAAAGCAAGGTGGGTTATGTTGACGGTGTTAACGGGCATCTTGTATACAGGGGTTTTGACTGCTTTCAGCTTTCAGATTATTCCACGTTTGAAGAGACTTCTTACCTT
This sequence is a window from Candidatus Goldiibacteriota bacterium. Protein-coding genes within it:
- a CDS encoding CDGSH iron-sulfur domain-containing protein, which translates into the protein MKKIKVCKDGPYLVTGSVPLDKTVAEIGESDEPEFWIKKEDYKTGETYSLCRCGHTKTPPFCDGSHTAKKFNGKETAGFETFEELAKTYKGPDLDLKDAEVFCASARFCHPKGGTWHLTKKSNDPDSKKIAIEQACNCSAGRLVAYDKKTGKPIEPDFKPHISATEDPQVDASGPLWVKGGIPIESAEGKTYEIRNRVTLCRCGKSKNKPFCDGRHIK
- a CDS encoding CPBP family intramembrane metalloprotease, translated to MKGKKYLYLLTLSMELSLPVIAWLVIFFVEKRKWFEIINISPVPVQLLAGAGIGIALAFGLNYLVRINYFKPVQELLGSLFKMFDIKIADMIIIALLAGFCEEILFRLVLQQYWGIWLTSFVFILIHGYFNPKSLSVSVFGIIMFLLSAVIGYLYQYMGFWAAVSMHAVYDVLALYLFKKHIFIAIKPVDNIKGIG
- the def gene encoding peptide deformylase codes for the protein MRIHQFPDPLLREKSLFIKEMDDKTAGFMERLKDRMYVSKGCVGVAAPQVGELKRIVVVDATGHKKVPVSHGLLLMANPQILAVSGSAINREGCLSVPDYTGNVERGDYVKVKYMDKNGEEKILEADGFEAVILQHEIDHLDGILFIDRVQNTKRDLFPRKKY
- a CDS encoding ACT domain-containing protein codes for the protein MKERLMLIAGGVDKKGVVYALTSILKKFSFNIEDSSMLMLRKTFSMIMLLSSDKKYDKSKFSGEISSFMDKFNMTVDIRTISEKEMKESAEKGCVYSVSISGADKPGIVNGMTEVIFKNGGNIIDLETKSSERVKPHAYYMFMEVCVSTEKAGKKLEAALKLKGKKLGVYVTMEKVEEAVL